A window of the Deltaproteobacteria bacterium genome harbors these coding sequences:
- the panB gene encoding 3-methyl-2-oxobutanoate hydroxymethyltransferase: protein MDRKKVTIAELHQKKVSGQKITMMTAYDYPTAALVDEAGIDTILVGDSLGMVVLGYESTVPVTMDEMIHHCKAVTRAVKGAFVVGDMPFMSYHASVEKAIENAGRFIKEAACDCVKLEGGSEMAPVVQAIVRAGIPVCAHIGLTPQTATMLSGFKVQGKDAESAKALVQSAEDLEEAGAFMIVMECIPDLLASKITRKLRIPTIGIGAGKDCDGQVLVYHDLVGLFERFTPKFVKQYINLAPKIREALAKFKAEVEEGSFPGPEHTFAMQPEEAKKIE, encoded by the coding sequence ATGGACAGAAAAAAAGTGACCATCGCGGAATTGCACCAAAAAAAGGTCTCGGGACAAAAAATCACCATGATGACGGCCTACGATTACCCCACTGCAGCCCTCGTGGACGAGGCCGGCATCGACACCATTCTCGTTGGAGACTCACTGGGGATGGTCGTGTTGGGTTATGAATCCACCGTCCCCGTGACCATGGATGAGATGATTCACCACTGCAAGGCGGTCACCCGGGCCGTAAAGGGGGCTTTCGTGGTGGGTGACATGCCCTTTATGTCCTATCATGCCAGCGTGGAAAAAGCCATCGAGAACGCCGGCCGGTTTATCAAGGAGGCGGCCTGCGATTGCGTCAAGCTTGAGGGTGGAAGCGAGATGGCACCCGTGGTCCAGGCCATTGTACGCGCAGGCATTCCGGTCTGCGCCCATATCGGTTTGACCCCCCAAACGGCCACCATGCTCAGCGGCTTCAAGGTCCAGGGAAAGGACGCGGAGAGCGCCAAGGCGCTGGTCCAATCGGCCGAAGACCTCGAAGAGGCAGGGGCCTTCATGATCGTGATGGAATGCATCCCGGATCTCCTGGCCTCCAAAATCACCCGGAAACTCCGCATTCCCACCATCGGGATCGGGGCCGGAAAGGACTGTGATGGGCAGGTCCTGGTGTACCATGATCTTGTGGGACTCTTTGAACGCTTCACCCCCAAGTTCGTGAAGCAGTATATCAACCTCGCCCCTAAGATCAGGGAAGCCCTGGCAAAGTTTAAGGCCGAAGTGGAGGAGGGGAGTTTCCCGGGCCCCGAACACACCTTCGCCATGCAACCCGAGGAGGCGAAGAAAATCGAGTAA
- a CDS encoding 2-dehydropantoate 2-reductase — translation MNFLVVGAGAMGCLFSARLKGAGYEVALLEKVPERARRINEQGIRVEGISGEYTAHVQAFIEVPSFSPDVVLICVKSTDTRKAAEGVRACVGPESRILTLQNGLGNVEILEEIFGKDRVLGGVTAEGATVLAPGHIRHAGRGETLIGPRSGEGNPVEEIVSAFNRAGFKSRSIENVQDLIWGKLIINVGINALTALTGLKNGRLVKFEGTLAIMEKAVEEADAVARAKGIHLPYPDPLARVKEVCEATAENVASMLQDILNKKTTEIDFINGAIVREGEALGIPTPVNFTLTALVRTIQKSYDERIF, via the coding sequence ATGAATTTTCTCGTAGTTGGGGCCGGTGCTATGGGTTGTCTCTTTTCCGCGAGGCTCAAGGGAGCCGGGTATGAGGTGGCGCTGCTGGAAAAGGTTCCGGAACGGGCCCGTCGGATCAACGAGCAAGGGATCCGGGTGGAAGGGATCAGCGGCGAATACACGGCCCACGTCCAAGCCTTCATCGAAGTGCCCTCCTTTTCGCCCGATGTCGTCCTTATCTGCGTAAAGTCAACCGACACCCGCAAAGCGGCTGAAGGGGTAAGGGCCTGTGTCGGTCCCGAATCCCGGATTCTGACCCTTCAAAACGGCCTCGGGAACGTGGAGATCCTGGAGGAAATTTTCGGAAAGGACAGGGTTCTCGGGGGGGTTACGGCCGAGGGAGCGACGGTCCTGGCTCCCGGCCATATTCGCCATGCTGGGCGCGGGGAAACCCTGATCGGACCCCGGAGTGGAGAAGGGAACCCGGTGGAGGAAATCGTTTCCGCTTTCAACCGCGCCGGCTTCAAGTCCCGCTCCATCGAAAACGTCCAGGACCTTATCTGGGGAAAGCTCATCATCAACGTGGGGATCAACGCCCTTACCGCCCTGACGGGCCTCAAAAACGGCCGGCTGGTCAAGTTTGAAGGCACCCTGGCCATTATGGAAAAAGCAGTGGAGGAGGCAGACGCCGTGGCCCGGGCCAAGGGAATTCACCTCCCTTACCCGGACCCCCTAGCCCGGGTAAAGGAGGTGTGCGAGGCCACGGCCGAAAATGTGGCCAGCATGCTGCAAGATATCCTGAATAAAAAAACCACGGAAATTGATTTCATCAACGGGGCGATCGTGCGGGAAGGTGAGGCCCTGGGGATACCCACACCGGTTAATTTCACCCTGACGGCACTGGTCCGCACGATCCAGAAGAGTTACGATGAGCGGATATTTTAG
- a CDS encoding DUF342 domain-containing protein — translation MTEKEHQIVYCPVCNFSYRVPKALLGRDLPCKQCGAVFPLAPVKGADEKEHPCEPAEAQGIDCNDGTLLIGKLTVKYMFASREQVMEVVLEQAKMVKEGQSVPLGQLLLHRGVINENQLNFLLSVQSLIQTRQADLRFGRLAVENQFATQDDVNHALEQQKRIFKKKKVVVSIGELLVRSGTMTPQQRDSILRRQEALHQEQAEGESEAVAPPRVSREGPPFRLEVSEDRLTALLVPREDEGLPPIPVTLADVKAFLRSHGIVHGIIEDFLIQRYLESQFGEGKHLLVAQGTPPEEAGERGIRFYFDRPQPGDDTKGSEGRPDFSRVKRGDVLAEYFPEEGEVGMDVFGNPIPPPMPESPPFRAGPGVSLSREALKVIAEVDGRPVIQADGCISVLPLLEIDGDVDIKRGNIEFEGDIRVSGSVQNGLQVKGVKIFAGEILRAEIESQEDVVVSGGIIGTRMKAGGLVSSTFVRDAQIEAGGDVVIEKEIIDSRIETSGSLSIPEGVVFSSMISAKKGIRAGQIGSEKTKPCTLIVGEDMRIRKAIESLREELAAKEEKIREIRLRLEKIKKESDKAQEELGNLAQEQDRDRMTLKQLQEKMQEPEAAGDEEQRLRIEATMKALQERIEGREKDLEGLFEEQDRLSGEKSDLEKKAVPVEEEIRGIQDKIAELNARRQAEKGVPEVRVTGSIFRDTTVKGINASLTLPDRHENVLIKEVKTRGVGDKIEWKIRLTRPI, via the coding sequence ATGACCGAAAAAGAGCATCAGATCGTATATTGCCCTGTTTGCAACTTTTCTTACAGGGTCCCCAAGGCCCTTTTGGGCAGGGACCTTCCCTGTAAGCAATGCGGGGCGGTCTTCCCCCTGGCCCCGGTGAAGGGTGCGGATGAGAAAGAACATCCCTGCGAGCCGGCCGAGGCCCAGGGGATCGATTGTAATGACGGTACCCTCCTGATCGGAAAGCTGACGGTTAAATATATGTTCGCCTCCAGGGAACAGGTGATGGAAGTGGTCCTTGAGCAGGCAAAGATGGTGAAGGAGGGGCAATCCGTGCCCCTGGGCCAGCTTCTCCTCCATCGCGGGGTGATTAATGAAAACCAGTTGAATTTTCTCCTCTCTGTTCAGTCCTTGATCCAGACCAGGCAGGCGGACTTGAGATTCGGCCGCCTCGCGGTGGAGAACCAGTTCGCCACCCAGGATGACGTGAATCATGCCCTGGAACAGCAAAAAAGGATCTTCAAGAAAAAAAAGGTTGTGGTCTCCATTGGTGAACTTCTGGTTCGATCCGGTACAATGACCCCGCAACAACGAGATTCAATCCTCAGGCGACAGGAGGCCCTTCACCAGGAACAAGCGGAGGGAGAGTCGGAGGCGGTTGCACCACCCCGGGTATCCAGAGAGGGCCCACCCTTCCGACTGGAGGTCTCCGAAGACAGGCTGACCGCGCTTCTTGTACCCCGGGAGGATGAAGGGCTTCCTCCGATACCTGTGACCCTCGCCGATGTCAAGGCCTTTCTCCGGTCCCACGGGATCGTTCATGGGATTATCGAGGATTTTCTTATCCAGAGATACCTGGAGAGCCAGTTCGGGGAGGGGAAACACCTCCTGGTCGCTCAAGGCACTCCCCCGGAGGAAGCGGGAGAGCGAGGAATAAGATTTTACTTCGACCGACCCCAGCCCGGGGACGACACAAAGGGTTCGGAGGGGCGCCCCGATTTTTCCCGGGTAAAACGTGGAGATGTCCTGGCTGAATACTTCCCGGAGGAGGGGGAGGTGGGGATGGATGTTTTTGGAAATCCTATTCCCCCACCGATGCCTGAAAGTCCTCCTTTCCGGGCGGGACCGGGAGTGAGCCTTTCCAGGGAAGCTCTCAAAGTGATCGCGGAGGTCGATGGGAGGCCGGTCATCCAGGCGGACGGATGTATCTCCGTCCTTCCTCTCCTGGAAATCGACGGGGACGTGGACATCAAGAGGGGGAACATCGAATTCGAGGGGGATATCCGGGTTTCCGGATCGGTACAGAACGGTCTCCAGGTCAAAGGGGTCAAGATTTTCGCGGGAGAAATCCTACGGGCCGAGATTGAATCCCAGGAGGACGTGGTGGTTTCCGGGGGAATTATCGGTACCCGCATGAAGGCCGGAGGGCTGGTGAGTTCCACATTCGTTCGGGATGCTCAGATCGAGGCCGGGGGTGACGTGGTGATCGAAAAGGAGATCATTGACTCCCGGATTGAGACGAGCGGTTCTTTGAGTATCCCTGAGGGCGTGGTTTTCTCTTCCATGATCTCAGCCAAGAAAGGAATCCGGGCCGGCCAGATCGGTTCGGAGAAAACCAAACCCTGCACCCTGATCGTGGGCGAAGACATGAGAATCCGAAAGGCGATCGAGTCTTTAAGGGAGGAATTGGCGGCCAAGGAAGAGAAAATACGGGAAATCAGGCTCCGTCTTGAAAAGATCAAGAAGGAATCCGACAAGGCCCAAGAAGAACTCGGCAACCTGGCCCAGGAACAGGACAGGGATAGAATGACCTTGAAGCAACTCCAGGAAAAGATGCAGGAACCGGAGGCAGCCGGAGACGAAGAGCAGCGCTTACGGATTGAGGCCACTATGAAGGCCCTTCAAGAACGGATAGAGGGGAGGGAAAAGGATCTTGAGGGGCTGTTTGAAGAGCAGGACCGGCTCTCCGGTGAGAAGTCGGACCTTGAAAAGAAGGCCGTACCAGTTGAGGAGGAGATCAGGGGGATTCAGGATAAAATCGCGGAGCTGAACGCCAGGCGCCAGGCAGAGAAAGGGGTTCCGGAAGTTCGGGTCACGGGGAGTATTTTCCGTGATACCACTGTAAAGGGCATCAACGCTTCCCTGACCCTCCCTGACCGACACGAAAATGTACTGATCAAGGAGGTCAAGACCCGGGGGGTGGGGGACAAAATTGAATGGAAAATCCGGCTCACCCGGCCTATCTGA
- a CDS encoding sulfide/dihydroorotate dehydrogenase-like FAD/NAD-binding protein, whose product MFEILKRQEMADGTVVMNEISAPLIAQKAKPGQFVILKANETGERIPLTMADTDPKKGTITIIYQVVGKSTALFKTLQAGDKFQDVIGPLGRPTDLEKVGTVVCVGGGTGIAVLHPITRGLKEIGNHVIAIIGARSKDLLILEDKMKAASHELHVCTDDGSYGHHGFVTEVLKEVLEKDKVGLVVGIGPVPMMKFVSKMTAEYKVKTLVSLNAIMVDGTGMCGCCRVSIGGKTKFACVDGPEFDGHQVDFEELAQRLEAYKDEERQAYERFMAECRAD is encoded by the coding sequence ATGTTTGAAATTCTTAAGAGACAGGAAATGGCGGATGGGACGGTGGTCATGAACGAGATCAGCGCGCCCCTGATCGCCCAAAAGGCCAAACCGGGGCAGTTTGTCATCCTGAAGGCCAACGAAACGGGAGAGCGGATACCCCTTACCATGGCGGATACGGATCCCAAGAAGGGGACCATCACGATCATTTACCAGGTGGTGGGCAAGTCGACCGCTCTTTTCAAGACCCTTCAAGCCGGGGACAAGTTTCAAGATGTGATCGGCCCTTTAGGCAGACCCACGGACCTGGAGAAGGTGGGCACTGTGGTTTGCGTGGGGGGAGGAACGGGAATCGCTGTTCTCCATCCCATCACCCGAGGACTCAAGGAAATCGGAAATCACGTGATCGCCATCATCGGGGCCAGGAGCAAAGACCTCCTCATTCTGGAAGACAAGATGAAGGCTGCCTCCCATGAACTTCATGTATGCACGGACGATGGTTCTTACGGGCACCATGGATTTGTAACCGAGGTCCTGAAGGAGGTGCTCGAAAAGGACAAGGTGGGCCTGGTGGTCGGCATCGGGCCTGTGCCTATGATGAAATTCGTTTCCAAGATGACGGCCGAATACAAGGTCAAGACCCTTGTCAGCTTGAATGCCATCATGGTGGATGGAACGGGAATGTGCGGCTGCTGCAGGGTCAGTATCGGGGGAAAGACGAAATTCGCTTGCGTGGACGGCCCCGAGTTTGACGGACATCAAGTAGACTTCGAAGAGTTGGCCCAGCGCCTCGAAGCTTATAAGGATGAAGAACGACAGGCCTACGAGAGATTCATGGCCGAATGCCGGGCCGATTAG
- the gltA gene encoding NADPH-dependent glutamate synthase, translated as MPEKAQKKEKIPRQPMPEQEPEVRRRNFKEVPLGYTPELAMKEAERCLQCKKPSCMEGCPVSVNIPEFIKFIKEGDFTKAIRKIWERNALPAVCGRVCPQEIQCEGKCILGKKGEPVAIGNLERFVADWERVNGKGELPPKASPTGKKVAVVGSGPAGLTVAGDLILKGHEVTIFEAFHKPGGVLTYGIPEFRLPKEIVFSEVHFLERLGCRVECNVVVGRTITLDEIFAQGFDAIFVAVGAGLPSFLNIPGENLIGIYSANEYLTRSNLMKAYLFPEYDTPIAHGKNVVVIGAGNVAMDSARTAMRLGAEKVRIVYRRSRAEMPARAAEIHHAEEEGIEFFLLTAPTRFIGDEKGRVTGMECLKMELGEPDDSGRRRPVPVEGSEFVLDCDLAVISVGAGANPLLTQSTPDLKLNKWGYILADPKTGKTTKKAVWAGGDIVTGQATVILAAGAGRIASDSIHDYLTWGW; from the coding sequence ATGCCAGAGAAAGCGCAAAAAAAGGAAAAAATCCCCCGGCAACCCATGCCGGAACAAGAACCCGAGGTAAGACGCAGGAATTTCAAGGAAGTTCCCCTCGGGTATACCCCGGAATTGGCGATGAAAGAGGCCGAAAGGTGCCTGCAATGCAAGAAACCCAGTTGTATGGAAGGATGTCCCGTGTCGGTGAACATTCCCGAGTTCATCAAGTTCATAAAGGAAGGGGATTTCACCAAGGCTATTCGAAAAATATGGGAACGAAACGCCCTTCCTGCGGTGTGCGGCAGGGTCTGCCCCCAGGAAATCCAGTGTGAAGGCAAATGCATCCTCGGGAAGAAAGGGGAACCTGTTGCCATCGGAAACCTGGAACGCTTTGTGGCCGACTGGGAAAGGGTCAACGGCAAGGGAGAGCTGCCCCCCAAGGCCTCCCCCACCGGGAAAAAAGTGGCCGTGGTGGGTTCCGGTCCTGCGGGGCTTACGGTTGCGGGTGACTTGATCCTCAAGGGTCATGAAGTAACCATATTCGAAGCCTTCCACAAACCAGGAGGAGTCTTGACTTACGGCATCCCCGAATTCAGGCTCCCCAAGGAGATTGTTTTCTCAGAGGTCCATTTTCTTGAAAGGCTGGGATGCCGGGTGGAATGTAACGTGGTGGTCGGCCGGACCATCACCCTGGATGAAATCTTCGCCCAAGGGTTCGACGCGATCTTTGTGGCCGTTGGTGCGGGGCTGCCGAGCTTCCTGAACATCCCTGGCGAAAATCTGATCGGTATTTACTCGGCCAACGAATATCTCACCCGGTCCAATCTCATGAAGGCATATCTCTTTCCTGAATATGACACGCCCATCGCCCATGGAAAAAACGTGGTGGTCATCGGGGCGGGAAACGTGGCCATGGATTCCGCAAGGACCGCAATGCGGCTTGGCGCGGAAAAGGTGCGCATCGTATACCGGCGATCCAGGGCCGAGATGCCTGCCCGGGCCGCGGAAATACACCACGCTGAAGAAGAAGGGATCGAGTTCTTCCTCCTCACCGCCCCCACGCGGTTCATAGGGGATGAAAAGGGGAGGGTGACAGGGATGGAATGCCTCAAGATGGAACTCGGGGAACCGGACGATTCAGGCCGCCGTCGACCGGTGCCTGTGGAAGGCTCGGAGTTCGTCCTGGACTGCGACCTGGCCGTGATCTCCGTCGGGGCCGGGGCAAATCCTCTCTTGACCCAGTCCACTCCGGATTTGAAACTAAACAAATGGGGATATATCCTGGCTGACCCCAAGACCGGAAAAACGACCAAAAAGGCTGTCTGGGCGGGCGGCGATATTGTGACGGGTCAGGCAACGGTCATCCTGGCCGCCGGGGCAGGGAGAATCGCCTCTGATTCCATTCACGATTATCTGACTTGGGGCTGGTAA
- the orn gene encoding oligoribonuclease — MSRPLIWIDLEMSGLDPEKQVILEIASLVTDGDLHILARGPNIAIHYPEASLGGMDPWSKTQHEESGLLDRVRASSFTCEQAEEETLKFLSSHCKTGESPLCGNSVWQDRRFLIRHMPKLESFLHYRNIDVSSIKELVSRWYPTLPPYKKNKAHLAMSDILESIKELAYYREKVFVSLSSLRDTEKYGTIDPT, encoded by the coding sequence ATGAGCAGGCCTTTGATTTGGATCGATCTGGAGATGAGCGGCCTGGACCCTGAAAAACAAGTCATCCTTGAAATCGCTTCATTGGTGACCGACGGCGACCTCCACATCCTGGCCCGTGGGCCGAATATCGCCATTCACTACCCGGAGGCTTCCCTCGGCGGCATGGACCCCTGGAGCAAAACCCAGCACGAAGAATCCGGGCTTCTGGACCGGGTACGAGCCTCCTCCTTCACCTGTGAACAGGCTGAGGAGGAAACGCTCAAGTTTCTCTCATCTCATTGCAAGACAGGGGAGTCCCCCCTTTGCGGGAATTCGGTATGGCAGGACCGCAGGTTCTTGATTCGCCATATGCCCAAGTTGGAGTCTTTCCTCCATTACCGAAACATCGATGTCAGTTCCATCAAGGAACTTGTTTCTCGGTGGTATCCCACCCTTCCTCCCTACAAGAAGAATAAAGCCCACCTTGCCATGAGTGACATCCTCGAATCCATCAAGGAGTTGGCGTATTACCGGGAAAAAGTCTTTGTCTCTCTCTCATCTCTCCGGGACACCGAAAAATACGGAACCATTGATCCCACGTAA